One window of Camelina sativa cultivar DH55 chromosome 4, Cs, whole genome shotgun sequence genomic DNA carries:
- the LOC104780680 gene encoding putative pentatricopeptide repeat-containing protein At3g49142 encodes MKRINVDLRLLHFPKFRKFQSRKVSSSLPKLELDQDSPQETAFVLGQVLDNYPDLRTLRTVHSRIILEDLRYNSSLGVKLMRAYATLKDVASARKVFEEIPERNVIIINVMIRSYVNNGFYREGIQVFGKMCGCNVKPDHYTFPCVLKACSCSGNIVIGKKIHGSATRVGLSSTLFVGNGLVSMYGKCGFLSEARLVLDEMSRRDVVSWNSLVAGYAQNQRFDDALQVCKEMESVKISHDAGTMASLLAAVSNTTPENVIYVKDMFFKMGKKSLVSWNVMIGVYMKNAMPVEAVELYSRMEADGFEPDAVSITSVLPACGDTSALSLGKKIHEYIERKKLVPNLLLENALIDMYAKCGCLDRARDVFENMKSRDVVSWTAMISAYGFSGRGCDAVALFSKMQDSGLVPDSIAFVTTLAACSHAGLLEEGRSYFKLMTDHYKITPRLEHLACMVDLLGRAGKVKEAYKFIQEXXXXXVWGALLGACRVHSDTDIGLLAADKLFQLAPEQSGYYVLLSNIYAKAGRWEEVTNIRDIMKRKGLKKNPGSSNVEVNGEIHTFLVGDRTHPQSNEIYRELDVLVKKMKELGYVPDSESALHDVEEEDKETHLAVHSEKLAIVFALMNTVEEDSNNAIRITKNLRICGDCHVAAKLISQITSREIIIRDTNRFHMFRFGVCSCGDYW; translated from the coding sequence ATGAAACGCATCAATGTCGATCTCCGTCTTCTCCATTTTCCCAAATTCAGAAAATTTCAATCACGAAAAGTATCTTCTTCCCTACCCAAATTGGAACTCGATCAGGATTCACCACAGGAGACAGCTTTCGTGCTTGGTCAGGTACTTGACAATTACCCAGATCTCAGAACACTTAGAACAGTCCACTCAAGAATCATTCTGGAAGATTTACGCTACAATTCGTCTTTGGGTGTTAAACTTATGAGAGCTTATGCAACTTTAAAAGATGTGGCTTCAGCACGCAAGGTGTTCGAGGAAATTCCTGAGAGAAACGTAATTATCATTAATGTTATGATCAGAAGCTATGTGAATAATGGGTTTTACCGTGAAGGTATTCAAGTGTTTGGGAAGATGTGTGGATGTAATGTTAAACCTGATCATTACACTTTCCCGTGTGTTCTAAAGGCGTGTTCTTGCTCTGGGAATATTGTCATTGGGAAAAAGATTCATGGGTCCGCTACAAGAGTTGGGCTCTCTTCGACTTTGTTTGTTGGGAATGGTTTAGTTTCTATGTATGGAAAGTGTGGATTTTTATCTGAAGCAAGGCTTGTACTTGATGAGATGTCAAGAAGAGATGTGGTCTCTTGGAACTCGTTAGTTGCTGGTTATGcgcaaaatcagagatttgatGATGCTTTGCAAGTTTGTAAGGAAATGGAGTCTGTGAAGATAAGCCATGATGCTGGCACGATGGCTAGTCTGTTAGCTGCAGTGAGCAATACAACTCCTGAAAACGTTATATATGTTAAAGATATGTTTTTCAAAATGGGGAAAAAGAGTTTGGTTTCGTGGAATGTGATGATCGGTGTGTATATGAAAAACGCGATGCCTGTTGAAGCTGTGGAGTTGTATTCCCGAATGGAGGCTGATGGGTTCGAACCTGATGCAGTCTCAATCACAAGTGTTCTACCTGCTTGTGGAGATACATCTGCTCTGTCTCTTGGTAAGAAAATTCATGAATACATTGAGAGGAAGAAGCTAGTACCGAATCTGTTGTTAGAGAACGCACTGATCGATATGTATGCGAAATGCGGATGTTTAGACAGAGCGAGAGATGTGTTTGAGAACATGAAGTCACGTGATGTTGTGTCTTGGACAGCTATGATTTCAGCTTATGGATTCAGCGGAAGAGGCTGTGACGCAGTGGCATTGTTTTCGAAAATGCAAGATTCAGGTCTCGTCCCTGATTCAATTGCATTTGTCACAACGCTCGCTGCTTGTAGCCACGCAGGATTACTAGAAGAAGGTCGGAGTTATTTCAAACTCATGACAGATCATTACAAGATCACTCCTAGGTTAGAGCAtttggcttgtatggtggatcTTCTTGGCCGAGCCGGGAAAGTGAAAGAAGCTTACAAATTCATACAAGAAATNNNNNNNNNNNGAGTTTGGGGAGCGTTATTAGGAGCTTGCAGGGTGCATTCTGATACAGACATCGGTCTACTAGCAGCTGATAAACTTTTCCAGTTAGCACCAGAGCAATCGGGTTACTACGTATTGCTTTCTAACATATACGCAAAGGCTGGAAGATGGGAAGAAGTGACAAACATCAGAGATATAATGAAGAGAAAAGGGTTAAAGAAAAATCCCGGATCAAGCAATGTTGAGGTCAATGGAGAAATTCATACATTCTTAGTAGGCGACAGGACTCACCCACAGTCCAATGAGATATACAGAGAGCTGGATGTTCTTgtcaagaaaatgaaagagtTAGGTTATGTTCCTGATTCAGAATCAGCACTTCACGAcgtagaggaagaagataaagagacgCATTTAGCTGTTCACAGTGAGAAATTAGCCATTGTGTTTGCTCTAATGAACACAGTGGAAGAAGACAGTAATAACGCCATAAGAATAACGAAGAATCTTAGGATTTGTGGAGATTGTCATGTTGCAGCAAAGCTCATCTCACAGATAACTTCTCGTGAGATCATCATCAGAGACACCAATAGATTTCATATGTTCCGGTTTGGTGTTTGCTCTTGTGGTGACTATTGGTGA